One Myxococcales bacterium genomic region harbors:
- a CDS encoding FHA domain-containing protein, with protein MPVTLVVFPKAASADATVPDGLDACVTFDGTRVAIGRGGSCDLVLPDASVSLRHASIRTNGAEYVLVDEGSTNGTFVGDARLTPHVPRTLRTGDRLRLGRVWVEVRVGAAPVTRDVAGTTRDIALRMVNDMLLAGGGDTSARLTVHGGPDDGAVLRLAREGRPYVAGRGEGCDLPLADPDCSREHSVFVRRGTQTWVMDLGSKNGTFLGSKKLPPHTETRLHSGRTVQVGRTLLVMEEPAEVVLAGLEASVDDVIPPDEPPPPPPPSSALPSSVARLALVASGPASMPGSRPAPSLDPSSGPPPSALPPSSIATPPSAMPVSSMPPAPRAPSSSSPDAPPEPRRGRGLGAVDVLVILVALGLIGLSATTLYFLVGTK; from the coding sequence ATGCCCGTCACCCTCGTCGTTTTCCCGAAGGCCGCCTCGGCCGACGCCACCGTCCCCGATGGCCTCGACGCGTGCGTCACCTTCGACGGGACACGGGTCGCGATCGGGCGTGGGGGCTCGTGCGATCTCGTGCTCCCCGATGCGAGCGTCTCCTTGCGGCACGCGTCGATCCGCACGAACGGCGCCGAGTACGTGCTCGTCGACGAGGGGAGCACCAACGGCACGTTCGTGGGGGACGCGCGCCTCACCCCGCACGTGCCCCGCACGCTCCGCACGGGCGATCGCCTGAGGCTCGGGCGCGTGTGGGTCGAGGTGCGTGTCGGTGCGGCCCCTGTCACGCGCGATGTGGCCGGAACCACTCGGGATATCGCCCTCCGCATGGTGAACGACATGCTCTTGGCGGGGGGCGGAGACACGAGCGCGCGTCTCACGGTCCACGGTGGGCCCGACGACGGCGCCGTGCTCCGCCTCGCCCGCGAGGGGCGCCCCTACGTGGCCGGGCGAGGCGAGGGCTGCGATCTGCCTCTCGCGGATCCCGACTGCTCGCGTGAGCACTCGGTGTTCGTTCGGCGTGGAACCCAAACGTGGGTCATGGACCTCGGGTCCAAGAACGGCACGTTCCTCGGCTCGAAGAAGCTCCCGCCTCACACCGAGACGCGGCTGCACTCGGGCCGGACCGTTCAGGTCGGGCGCACGCTGCTCGTCATGGAAGAGCCCGCCGAGGTGGTGCTCGCCGGCCTCGAGGCCTCCGTCGACGACGTGATCCCTCCCGACGAGCCGCCGCCCCCGCCTCCTCCTTCGTCCGCGCTCCCGTCGAGCGTCGCGAGGCTCGCGCTCGTCGCTTCGGGTCCCGCCAGCATGCCCGGATCGAGGCCCGCGCCGAGCCTCGATCCCTCGAGCGGTCCGCCTCCGTCTGCGCTCCCCCCGTCGTCGATCGCGACGCCCCCTTCGGCGATGCCCGTGTCGTCGATGCCGCCGGCGCCGCGCGCCCCCTCGTCCTCGTCGCCCGACGCCCCTCCGGAGCCTCGTCGGGGCCGCGGGCTCGGGGCCGTCGACGTGCTCGTGATCTTGGTCGCGCTCGGGCTCATCGGCCTCTCGGCGACCACGCTCTACTTCCTCGTCGGCACGAAATGA
- a CDS encoding gamma-glutamyltransferase yields MAPFSSRFSVRTLAGFSRRTAPLAPAAAAVVLLSLPFVHDVGAAEPPSAEGKVAAAATDNADATRAAMEIMAQGGSAADGAIAAALVLGVTSPTGSGIGGGGFALVYSAHDKTTTVADFRETAPRGFEPEVFAKKRESRGVLVGVPGEPAGLEWLSRKLGRKTLAEDAASAVSLARRGFYVSHHTASAIGHFGEKIGRSPALSRDLIPNGNPLGFGVRATRPDLARTLERFGVEGKRALYEGAIAQRIVEAAKAQGGALDAKDLADYAVRERKPLTKTFGTRTVITMPAPSAGGLMLLETLGMLGADASSPTAKLGYGSSAYLHTVAEAMRFSLADRVRVVGDPDLDPDVPTKVDALLSDARLAAAKARISPDKTTKMASLVSREQGTSHIVVVDGDGNVVSLTTTINSPFGAAIVADGTGVLLNDELDDFSLPADVGPLAPPGPLPNRPRALARPVSSMAPTIVLEDGVPVLALGGSGGQRIATEVTQAALCRLVFARDPSACVSLPRMHVAMSGELFVERDVPEDVREGLKKRGEPVKDELPVAPAVQMISVSDARDPARRTLRAAADPRKGGLASAR; encoded by the coding sequence ATGGCACCTTTTTCCTCGCGGTTCTCGGTCCGGACCTTAGCAGGGTTTTCCCGTCGTACGGCGCCCCTCGCACCGGCGGCCGCTGCCGTCGTCTTGCTCTCTCTCCCGTTCGTCCACGACGTGGGCGCCGCCGAGCCCCCGAGCGCCGAGGGCAAGGTCGCGGCCGCCGCGACGGACAACGCCGACGCCACACGAGCCGCGATGGAGATCATGGCCCAGGGCGGGAGCGCGGCCGACGGCGCGATCGCCGCGGCGCTCGTCTTGGGCGTCACGAGCCCCACCGGCAGCGGGATCGGCGGCGGGGGGTTCGCTCTCGTGTATTCCGCACACGACAAGACGACGACCGTGGCCGACTTCCGCGAGACCGCGCCGCGCGGGTTCGAGCCCGAGGTGTTCGCGAAGAAACGAGAGTCACGCGGAGTCCTCGTCGGCGTGCCCGGAGAGCCCGCGGGGCTCGAGTGGCTCTCGCGCAAGCTCGGCCGAAAGACCCTCGCCGAGGACGCAGCGAGCGCCGTGTCGCTCGCGCGGAGGGGCTTCTACGTGAGCCACCACACGGCGTCGGCGATCGGGCATTTCGGAGAGAAGATCGGGCGGTCGCCGGCCCTCTCGAGGGATCTCATACCCAACGGAAATCCCTTGGGTTTTGGCGTACGAGCCACCCGCCCCGATCTGGCGCGGACGCTCGAACGCTTCGGCGTCGAGGGCAAACGTGCGCTCTACGAGGGCGCGATCGCGCAGAGGATCGTCGAGGCCGCGAAGGCCCAGGGCGGAGCTCTCGACGCGAAGGACCTCGCGGACTACGCGGTGCGGGAGCGGAAGCCCCTCACGAAGACCTTCGGCACACGCACGGTGATCACGATGCCCGCGCCGTCGGCAGGGGGGCTCATGCTCCTCGAGACGCTCGGCATGCTCGGCGCCGACGCCTCTTCGCCCACCGCGAAGCTCGGCTACGGCTCGAGCGCGTACCTCCACACGGTCGCCGAGGCCATGCGCTTCTCGCTCGCCGATCGTGTGCGTGTCGTCGGAGACCCCGACCTCGACCCCGACGTCCCCACCAAGGTCGACGCCCTGCTCTCCGACGCTCGCCTCGCGGCCGCAAAAGCCCGCATTTCCCCGGACAAAACCACGAAAATGGCAAGCCTCGTGTCTCGGGAGCAGGGCACGAGCCACATCGTCGTCGTCGACGGCGACGGCAACGTGGTCTCGCTCACGACGACCATCAACTCCCCCTTCGGAGCGGCCATCGTCGCCGACGGCACGGGCGTCTTGTTGAACGACGAGCTCGACGACTTCAGCCTCCCCGCGGACGTCGGACCTCTCGCGCCGCCGGGACCGCTCCCGAACCGCCCGAGAGCCCTCGCGCGCCCGGTGTCGTCGATGGCCCCCACGATCGTGCTCGAAGACGGCGTCCCCGTGCTCGCTCTCGGCGGCTCGGGTGGGCAGCGCATCGCCACCGAGGTCACTCAGGCGGCACTCTGCCGGCTCGTGTTCGCGCGCGATCCGAGCGCGTGTGTGTCTCTCCCGCGCATGCACGTGGCCATGTCGGGGGAGCTCTTCGTCGAGCGTGACGTGCCCGAGGACGTGCGGGAAGGCCTAAAAAAGCGGGGCGAGCCGGTCAAAGACGAGCTCCCCGTCGCGCCCGCCGTTCAGATGATCTCCGTCTCGGACGCACGAGATCCGGCTCGGCGCACGCTGCGCGCCGCGGCGGACCCACGCAAGGGCGGGCTTGCGTCGGCGCGGTGA
- a CDS encoding glycerophosphodiester phosphodiesterase has translation MTPKTVYGHRGAPAELPENTLEGFARALEVGADAIETDVHLTSCGTIVVFHDATATRTAGHDAKVAECTLAEVRTWDVGRRHPKARAPFRVPTLHEALTAFPEAFFNVDLKPSSDELVRRAVALVRELGAEERVRLTSFHARNVRAARRLGYATTGLGATEVLSLVALPELLLERLGPHGRAAQIPVSQGPVRLDGARFIDKCHSLGIRVDYWTIDDPREAARLFALGADGIVTNDPRSIVPVAKAYAAP, from the coding sequence GTGACGCCGAAGACCGTGTACGGGCATCGTGGTGCGCCGGCAGAGCTCCCGGAAAATACGCTGGAGGGGTTCGCTCGTGCCCTCGAGGTGGGGGCCGACGCGATCGAGACCGACGTGCACCTCACGTCCTGCGGCACCATCGTGGTCTTCCACGACGCGACGGCCACGCGCACGGCCGGGCACGACGCGAAGGTGGCGGAGTGCACGCTCGCCGAGGTTCGCACGTGGGACGTCGGCAGGAGGCACCCGAAGGCCCGCGCGCCGTTCCGCGTGCCTACGCTGCACGAGGCGCTCACCGCCTTCCCCGAAGCCTTCTTCAACGTCGATCTCAAGCCCTCGAGCGACGAGCTCGTGCGCCGGGCGGTCGCGTTGGTTCGAGAGCTCGGGGCCGAAGAGCGGGTGCGCCTCACGAGCTTTCATGCGCGCAACGTGCGGGCCGCCCGGAGGCTCGGCTACGCGACCACCGGCCTCGGCGCGACCGAGGTGCTCTCGCTGGTGGCGCTCCCGGAGCTTTTGCTCGAGCGCCTCGGGCCGCACGGTCGCGCCGCACAAATTCCAGTGAGCCAGGGCCCCGTGAGGCTCGACGGCGCGCGCTTCATCGACAAGTGCCACTCCCTCGGGATCCGTGTCGACTACTGGACGATCGACGACCCTCGCGAAGCGGCGCGTCTCTTCGCCCTCGGCGCCGACGGGATCGTCACGAACGATCCCCGCAGCATCGTGCCCGTCGCGAAGGCCTACGCCGCGCCGTGA
- a CDS encoding polyhydroxyalkanoate synthesis regulator DNA-binding domain-containing protein yields the protein METTKTEAVEAERPRRVIKRYSNRKLYDTKDSRYVTLLQIAEMVRGGEEVQIIDNNTKDDLTEVTLAQIIYEEKKANSRTVPLQTLKELIHQRTEKVLSDLREGPIGRLIPGGKADGVVEAKEEAPPPPPPPAPAPTPAAQAKPGLVDQAKMTFEEWQHKMDDRIKSVVPWHELQQEVRRLATRVDELEAKLKNGKG from the coding sequence ATGGAAACGACGAAAACGGAAGCAGTGGAGGCAGAGAGGCCGCGTCGCGTCATCAAGCGGTACTCGAACCGCAAGCTCTATGACACGAAGGACAGCCGCTATGTCACGCTGCTCCAAATCGCCGAGATGGTGCGAGGCGGCGAAGAAGTTCAGATCATCGACAACAACACGAAAGACGATCTGACCGAAGTTACGCTCGCGCAAATCATCTACGAGGAAAAGAAGGCGAACAGCCGCACCGTTCCTCTCCAGACGCTGAAGGAGCTCATCCACCAGCGCACCGAGAAGGTCCTCTCGGACCTCCGCGAGGGGCCCATCGGTCGCCTCATCCCCGGCGGCAAGGCCGATGGCGTCGTCGAGGCCAAAGAAGAGGCACCGCCCCCGCCGCCGCCGCCCGCTCCGGCGCCCACGCCCGCCGCGCAGGCGAAGCCGGGCCTCGTCGACCAGGCGAAGATGACGTTCGAGGAGTGGCAGCACAAGATGGACGACCGCATCAAGAGCGTCGTCCCTTGGCACGAGCTCCAGCAAGAGGTCCGCAGGTTGGCGACCCGCGTCGACGAGCTCGAGGCGAAGCTGAAGAACGGCAAGGGCTGA
- a CDS encoding sigma-70 family RNA polymerase sigma factor: protein MVPFRAKPSIMQKDPFVEDAVSHLDALHAVACRLTRNPTEAEDLVQDTLVKAMRAREQFQAGTNMKAWLCRILTNTFINKYRRGGLERSVLDGPDADPLADGWVSASTMRQLRDPEHLALTPLVAAEVQRALDELPDEFKLAVVLADVEDLTYEEISQIMGCPMGTVMSRLHRGRKLLQRSLYEHALSLGIVKAESEVENKPRDLAEYRRRKGAA, encoded by the coding sequence ATGGTCCCGTTCCGAGCGAAACCGAGCATCATGCAGAAGGACCCCTTCGTCGAAGACGCCGTCTCTCATCTCGACGCGCTCCATGCCGTCGCGTGCCGGCTCACACGCAACCCGACCGAAGCGGAGGACCTCGTCCAAGACACGCTCGTGAAGGCGATGCGCGCGCGGGAGCAGTTCCAGGCCGGCACCAACATGAAGGCCTGGCTCTGCCGCATCCTGACGAACACCTTCATCAACAAGTACAGGCGAGGCGGCCTCGAGCGCTCCGTGCTCGACGGGCCCGACGCCGACCCGCTCGCCGACGGTTGGGTGAGCGCTTCGACGATGCGCCAGCTCCGGGACCCGGAGCACCTCGCGTTGACGCCCCTCGTGGCCGCCGAGGTTCAGCGGGCGCTCGACGAGCTCCCCGACGAGTTCAAGCTCGCCGTCGTCCTCGCCGACGTCGAAGACCTCACCTACGAGGAAATTTCCCAGATCATGGGCTGCCCGATGGGCACCGTGATGAGCCGCCTTCACCGCGGTCGAAAGCTCCTCCAACGCTCGCTCTACGAGCACGCGCTCTCCCTCGGCATCGTGAAGGCCGAGTCGGAGGTCGAGAACAAGCCTCGGGATCTCGCCGAGTACCGCCGCCGCAAGGGGGCCGCGTGA
- a CDS encoding zf-HC2 domain-containing protein has translation MSTSCRENARLLGIFLDGQLDAVKTLDVEEHVASCEACRERIELDRAVRASLKKAVSAAAAPKSDDFKARMMAAMMAEDERLRAISEELEADDEAPASEAPVSAPAQDADVLVLAPRPGKTVRRSGFSYRSLVPLAAAAALVFAWGTLSQGPGPRGVGGAAKAGFGSNDAISDLLAEHSSPLPPERTNAKDMRALERYVGVPVRAPSFKSPQAKFVGGRLFSVQRTHAAMLQYQVGDGAQPRRVTVFIYDPQKVRIDDDGLSPRTVGTAEVRVGQADGHSVAVTQRDGVGYAFATDLDPMESAELVDFRTDE, from the coding sequence ATGAGCACCTCGTGTCGTGAGAACGCCCGGCTCCTGGGCATCTTTTTGGACGGTCAGCTCGACGCCGTAAAGACCCTCGACGTCGAAGAGCACGTGGCCTCTTGCGAGGCTTGTCGTGAGCGGATCGAGCTCGATCGTGCCGTGCGCGCTTCTCTCAAGAAGGCCGTGTCCGCCGCCGCGGCCCCGAAGAGCGACGACTTCAAGGCGCGCATGATGGCGGCCATGATGGCCGAGGACGAGCGCCTCCGCGCGATCTCCGAAGAGCTCGAAGCCGACGACGAGGCCCCCGCCAGCGAGGCACCGGTGAGCGCCCCCGCGCAAGACGCCGACGTGCTCGTCCTCGCGCCCCGCCCTGGAAAAACGGTTCGCCGCTCGGGGTTCTCGTACCGCTCGCTCGTACCGCTCGCCGCGGCCGCCGCCCTCGTGTTCGCGTGGGGCACGCTCTCGCAAGGCCCTGGCCCCCGTGGTGTGGGCGGCGCGGCCAAGGCGGGCTTCGGCAGCAACGACGCCATCTCGGACCTCTTGGCCGAGCACTCGAGCCCGCTCCCCCCCGAGCGCACCAACGCGAAGGACATGCGCGCGCTCGAGCGCTACGTCGGCGTGCCGGTCCGCGCTCCCTCGTTCAAGAGCCCGCAGGCGAAATTCGTGGGCGGCAGGCTCTTCAGCGTCCAGCGCACGCACGCGGCCATGCTCCAGTATCAGGTCGGTGATGGCGCGCAGCCCCGCCGGGTGACCGTGTTCATCTACGACCCGCAGAAGGTCCGCATCGACGACGACGGCCTCTCGCCGCGCACGGTGGGCACGGCCGAGGTGCGTGTGGGGCAAGCCGACGGCCACTCGGTCGCGGTGACCCAGCGAGACGGCGTCGGCTACGCCTTCGCGACCGATCTCGACCCGATGGAGAGCGCCGAGCTCGTCGACTTCCGCACGGACGAGTGA
- a CDS encoding MBL fold metallo-hydrolase, translating to MSLTWLGTASFVVRTATTTVLVDPYVTRLGLPGLLFGHEPDERAIASAFPSVVDAIVCGHSHYDHVADAPRIAKRTGAVLVGSESTCAWGEAEGLPKDKLVAMGSRGGVVTVGDVEIRLVPSAHGKVVLHRVPFPGTVERVSRLPRPVWAYKMGGAFGVLLRVGDLRIYHNGSADLVDAELRGISADVLLACLAGRRSTRAYVKRLVDHLRPGLVVPTHHDAFFAPLERGVHLLPGIDLPGFLEECATYAPEATRLTPDYHERLWVPSGDPRAACLVRGT from the coding sequence GTGTCGCTCACGTGGCTCGGCACCGCGAGCTTCGTGGTCCGAACCGCGACGACGACCGTGCTCGTCGATCCGTACGTCACGCGGTTGGGCCTGCCGGGCCTCCTCTTCGGCCACGAGCCGGACGAGCGCGCCATCGCTTCGGCTTTCCCGAGCGTCGTGGACGCCATCGTCTGCGGGCACTCGCACTACGACCACGTCGCGGACGCGCCGCGCATCGCCAAACGAACCGGCGCCGTGCTCGTGGGCTCGGAGAGCACGTGCGCGTGGGGCGAGGCCGAGGGCCTCCCGAAGGACAAGCTCGTCGCCATGGGGAGCCGCGGAGGTGTGGTCACCGTCGGCGACGTGGAGATCCGCCTCGTGCCGAGCGCGCACGGAAAGGTGGTGCTCCACCGCGTGCCCTTTCCCGGCACGGTCGAGCGCGTGTCTCGGCTGCCTCGCCCCGTGTGGGCCTACAAGATGGGAGGCGCCTTCGGTGTGCTGCTCCGCGTCGGTGATCTCCGCATCTATCACAACGGCAGCGCCGACCTCGTCGACGCCGAGCTCCGCGGGATCTCGGCCGACGTCCTGCTCGCGTGCCTCGCGGGGAGGCGCTCCACGCGCGCTTACGTGAAGCGCCTCGTCGACCACCTGCGCCCCGGGCTCGTCGTCCCCACGCACCACGACGCCTTCTTCGCCCCGCTCGAGCGCGGCGTGCACCTCTTGCCGGGCATCGATCTGCCTGGATTTCTCGAGGAGTGCGCGACGTACGCGCCCGAGGCGACGCGCCTCACGCCGGATTACCACGAGCGACTCTGGGTGCCCTCGGGCGACCCTCGAGCCGCGTGCCTCGTCCGTGGCACCTGA
- the gshB gene encoding glutathione synthase → MRFIYLMDPMDKVLPDKDTTFAFQRAAQGRGHVSLHCELRDLFVREGEVFAQVREVHVSDTTPVFRYGPSQRVRLADVEAVFVRKDPPFDDAYLYATLLLERARNRTVIMNDPRGLRDANEKLYPLHFSRHMPRTLVTAHPELVIEAMNDFGGKAVVKPLYGAGGAGVLMIQTGDKNTKSILELLTREGRALVMVQEYLPKVVEGDKRILLLDGEVLGAINRVPLPDDLRSNIHVGGRVEPCDVTPEERAVIADIAPRLREDGLVFVGLDMIGGRLTEVNVTSPTGIQELSRHRGEDVAVRVIEWVEKKAAELRPTIV, encoded by the coding sequence ATGCGCTTCATTTACCTGATGGACCCGATGGACAAGGTCCTCCCCGACAAGGATACGACGTTTGCGTTCCAGCGCGCGGCCCAGGGGCGCGGGCACGTCTCGCTCCACTGCGAGCTCCGCGATCTCTTCGTCCGGGAGGGTGAGGTCTTCGCCCAGGTGCGCGAGGTCCACGTGTCGGACACGACCCCCGTGTTCCGCTATGGGCCCTCGCAGCGGGTCCGCCTGGCCGACGTCGAGGCGGTCTTCGTGCGAAAAGACCCGCCCTTCGACGACGCGTACCTCTACGCGACCCTCCTCCTCGAGCGCGCCCGGAACCGCACGGTGATCATGAACGATCCTCGTGGGCTCCGCGACGCGAACGAGAAGCTCTATCCGCTCCATTTCTCGCGCCACATGCCGCGCACGCTCGTCACGGCCCACCCGGAGCTCGTCATCGAGGCCATGAACGACTTCGGCGGCAAGGCCGTGGTGAAGCCGCTCTACGGCGCCGGCGGCGCGGGCGTGCTCATGATCCAGACGGGCGACAAGAACACCAAGAGCATCCTCGAGCTTCTCACGCGCGAGGGGCGCGCGCTCGTCATGGTGCAGGAGTACCTCCCGAAGGTCGTCGAAGGCGACAAGCGTATCCTCCTCCTCGACGGCGAGGTCCTCGGCGCGATCAACCGCGTCCCGTTGCCCGACGATCTTCGGTCGAACATTCACGTCGGTGGGCGCGTCGAGCCCTGCGACGTGACGCCCGAGGAGCGGGCCGTGATCGCCGACATCGCCCCGCGCCTCCGCGAGGACGGCCTCGTGTTCGTCGGGCTCGACATGATCGGCGGGCGACTCACCGAGGTGAACGTCACCTCGCCCACGGGCATCCAGGAGCTCTCTCGCCATCGCGGCGAGGACGTGGCCGTGCGCGTGATCGAGTGGGTCGAGAAGAAGGCCGCCGAGCTTCGCCCGACGATCGTCTGA